A DNA window from Dunckerocampus dactyliophorus isolate RoL2022-P2 chromosome 17, RoL_Ddac_1.1, whole genome shotgun sequence contains the following coding sequences:
- the kcnn2 gene encoding small conductance calcium-activated potassium channel protein 2 isoform X1: MGSPLHLRNHFYTEHPSQHHYQQQLLCGPSRQSPCTCTNVDCTCHACDSLVLRGTPPTCTEVTLRTSSETSSGRGVRDLTPSSHATSSRQQQQHPGASDQQASRHETAMSSCRYNGGVMRPLSHLSSSRRNVHEFDSESQPLQPLSAGDASDTLAASKPENHSATVMPYASGDGGGGCGHSGGKSGKKKNQNIGEKLGHRRALFEKRKRLSDYALIFGMFGIVVMVIETELSWGAYGKESLYSLALKCLISLSTIILLGLIIIYHAREIQLFMVDNAADDWRIAMTYERIFFICLEILVCAIHPIPGNYTFTWTARLAYSYVPSKTDADVDIILSIPMFLRLYLIARVMLLHSKLFTDASSRSIGALNKINFNTRFVMKTLMTICPGTVLLVFTISLWIIAAWTVRACERYHDNQDTNSNFLGAMWLISITFLTIGYGDMVPNTYCGKGVCLLTGIMGAGCTALVVAVVAKKLELTKAEKHVHNFMMDTQLTKRVKNTAANVLRETWLIYKNTKLVRKMDHARVRKHQRKFLQAIHHKPNELTLCLKDLLPFLTALSFHS; this comes from the exons ATGGGAAGCCCGTTGCATCTGCGGAACCATTTCTACACGGAGCATCCCAGTCAGCACCACTACCAGCAGCAGCTCCTCTGCGGGCCAAGCAGACAGTCGCCTTGCACCTGCACGAATGTCGATTGCACCTGTCATGCCTGCGACAGCCTCGTCCTCCGTGGGACGCCACCGACGTGCACCGAGGTAACTTTGAGGACATCTTCGGAGACGTCTTCCGGGCGAGGCGTCCGCGACCTGACTCCCTCTAGCCATGCCACTTCCTCCaggcagcaacagcagcatccCGGGGCCAGCGACCAGCAAGCCTCCCGCCATGAGACAGCCATGAGCAGCTGCAGATACAACGGCGGCGTTATGCGGCCGCTCAGCCACTTGAGCTCGTCTCGCAGGAACGTACACGAGTTCGATTCCGAGTCGCAGCCGCTGCAGCCCCTCTCGGCCGGGGACGCGTCGGACACGTTGGCAGCCTCCAAGCCTGAGAACCACTCGGCCACAGTCATGCCTTACGCATCCGGGGACGGAGGCGGGGGCTGCGGCCACAGCGGGGGGAAATCGGGCAAGAAGAAGAACCAGAACATTGGGGAGAAGCTTGGCCACAGGAGGGCCTTGTTTGAGAAGAGGAAGCGACTCAGCGACTATGCTTTAATCTTTGGGATGTTTGGGATCGTTGTTATGGTTATAGAGACAGAACTCTCTTGGGGAGCCTATGGAAAG GAGTCCCTGTATTCATTAGCTCTAAAATGCCTGATAAGCCTTTCTACAATCATCCTCCTGGGACTGATTATCATCTACCACGCAAGAGAGATCCAG TTATTTATGGTGGACAACGCAGCCGACGACTGGAGGATAGCCATGACATATGAGCGCATCTTCTTCATCTGCCTGGAGATCCTGGTGTGCGCCATCCACCCCATCCCGGGGAATTACACCTTCACCTGGACCGCCCGCCTGGCCTACTCCTATGTGCCATCCAAGACGGACGCTGACGTGGACATCATCCTGTCTATCCCCATGTTCCTCCGGCTGTACCTCATCGCTCGTGTCATGCTGCTGCACAGCAAGCTCTTCACAGACGCCTCGTCTCGGAGCATCGGGGCGCTCAACAAGATCAACTTCAACACGCGCTTCGTCATGAAGACCCTCATGACCATTTGTCCCGGGACGGTGCTGCTGGTCTTCACCATCTCGCTGTGGATCATCGCCGCATGGACTGTGAGAGCTTGCGAGAG GTACCACGACAACCAGGACACGAACAGCAACTTCCTAGGGGCCATGTGGTTGATCTCCATCACCTTTCTTACCATCGGATATGGAGATATGGTCCCAAACACTTACTGTGGGAAGGGAGTCTGCCTCCTGACTGGCATTATG GGTGCAGGCTGCACTGCCTTGGTGGTGGCTGTGGTGGCCAAGAAGCTGGAATTAACCAAAGCTGAAAAGCATGTTCACAACTTCATGATGGACACCCAGCTCACCAAACGA GTGAAAAACACAGCAGCGAATGTTCTCAGGGAGACGTGGCTCATCTACAAGAACaccaaactggtgaggaagatgGACCATGCCAGAGTCAGGAAGCACCAGAGGAAATTCCTTCAAGCCATTCATCA CAAACCAAACGAGCTCACGCTGTGTTTGAAGGATCTTCTACCCTTCTTGACTGCACTTTCATTTCACAGCTGA
- the kcnn2 gene encoding small conductance calcium-activated potassium channel protein 2 isoform X3, whose translation MGSPLHLRNHFYTEHPSQHHYQQQLLCGPSRQSPCTCTNVDCTCHACDSLVLRGTPPTCTEVTLRTSSETSSGRGVRDLTPSSHATSSRQQQQHPGASDQQASRHETAMSSCRYNGGVMRPLSHLSSSRRNVHEFDSESQPLQPLSAGDASDTLAASKPENHSATVMPYASGDGGGGCGHSGGKSGKKKNQNIGEKLGHRRALFEKRKRLSDYALIFGMFGIVVMVIETELSWGAYGKESLYSLALKCLISLSTIILLGLIIIYHAREIQLFMVDNAADDWRIAMTYERIFFICLEILVCAIHPIPGNYTFTWTARLAYSYVPSKTDADVDIILSIPMFLRLYLIARVMLLHSKLFTDASSRSIGALNKINFNTRFVMKTLMTICPGTVLLVFTISLWIIAAWTVRACERYHDNQDTNSNFLGAMWLISITFLTIGYGDMVPNTYCGKGVCLLTGIMGAGCTALVVAVVAKKLELTKAEKHVHNFMMDTQLTKRVKNTAANVLRETWLIYKNTKLVRKMDHARVRKHQRKFLQAIHHLSPDTLNRSLRERLGSGPT comes from the exons ATGGGAAGCCCGTTGCATCTGCGGAACCATTTCTACACGGAGCATCCCAGTCAGCACCACTACCAGCAGCAGCTCCTCTGCGGGCCAAGCAGACAGTCGCCTTGCACCTGCACGAATGTCGATTGCACCTGTCATGCCTGCGACAGCCTCGTCCTCCGTGGGACGCCACCGACGTGCACCGAGGTAACTTTGAGGACATCTTCGGAGACGTCTTCCGGGCGAGGCGTCCGCGACCTGACTCCCTCTAGCCATGCCACTTCCTCCaggcagcaacagcagcatccCGGGGCCAGCGACCAGCAAGCCTCCCGCCATGAGACAGCCATGAGCAGCTGCAGATACAACGGCGGCGTTATGCGGCCGCTCAGCCACTTGAGCTCGTCTCGCAGGAACGTACACGAGTTCGATTCCGAGTCGCAGCCGCTGCAGCCCCTCTCGGCCGGGGACGCGTCGGACACGTTGGCAGCCTCCAAGCCTGAGAACCACTCGGCCACAGTCATGCCTTACGCATCCGGGGACGGAGGCGGGGGCTGCGGCCACAGCGGGGGGAAATCGGGCAAGAAGAAGAACCAGAACATTGGGGAGAAGCTTGGCCACAGGAGGGCCTTGTTTGAGAAGAGGAAGCGACTCAGCGACTATGCTTTAATCTTTGGGATGTTTGGGATCGTTGTTATGGTTATAGAGACAGAACTCTCTTGGGGAGCCTATGGAAAG GAGTCCCTGTATTCATTAGCTCTAAAATGCCTGATAAGCCTTTCTACAATCATCCTCCTGGGACTGATTATCATCTACCACGCAAGAGAGATCCAG TTATTTATGGTGGACAACGCAGCCGACGACTGGAGGATAGCCATGACATATGAGCGCATCTTCTTCATCTGCCTGGAGATCCTGGTGTGCGCCATCCACCCCATCCCGGGGAATTACACCTTCACCTGGACCGCCCGCCTGGCCTACTCCTATGTGCCATCCAAGACGGACGCTGACGTGGACATCATCCTGTCTATCCCCATGTTCCTCCGGCTGTACCTCATCGCTCGTGTCATGCTGCTGCACAGCAAGCTCTTCACAGACGCCTCGTCTCGGAGCATCGGGGCGCTCAACAAGATCAACTTCAACACGCGCTTCGTCATGAAGACCCTCATGACCATTTGTCCCGGGACGGTGCTGCTGGTCTTCACCATCTCGCTGTGGATCATCGCCGCATGGACTGTGAGAGCTTGCGAGAG GTACCACGACAACCAGGACACGAACAGCAACTTCCTAGGGGCCATGTGGTTGATCTCCATCACCTTTCTTACCATCGGATATGGAGATATGGTCCCAAACACTTACTGTGGGAAGGGAGTCTGCCTCCTGACTGGCATTATG GGTGCAGGCTGCACTGCCTTGGTGGTGGCTGTGGTGGCCAAGAAGCTGGAATTAACCAAAGCTGAAAAGCATGTTCACAACTTCATGATGGACACCCAGCTCACCAAACGA GTGAAAAACACAGCAGCGAATGTTCTCAGGGAGACGTGGCTCATCTACAAGAACaccaaactggtgaggaagatgGACCATGCCAGAGTCAGGAAGCACCAGAGGAAATTCCTTCAAGCCATTCATCA
- the kcnn2 gene encoding small conductance calcium-activated potassium channel protein 2 isoform X4 has product MGSPLHLRNHFYTEHPSQHHYQQQLLCGPSRQSPCTCTNVDCTCHACDSLVLRGTPPTCTEVTLRTSSETSSGRGVRDLTPSSHATSSRQQQQHPGASDQQASRHETAMSSCRYNGGVMRPLSHLSSSRRNVHEFDSESQPLQPLSAGDASDTLAASKPENHSATVMPYASGDGGGGCGHSGGKSGKKKNQNIGEKLGHRRALFEKRKRLSDYALIFGMFGIVVMVIETELSWGAYGKESLYSLALKCLISLSTIILLGLIIIYHAREIQLFMVDNAADDWRIAMTYERIFFICLEILVCAIHPIPGNYTFTWTARLAYSYVPSKTDADVDIILSIPMFLRLYLIARVMLLHSKLFTDASSRSIGALNKINFNTRFVMKTLMTICPGTVLLVFTISLWIIAAWTVRACERYHDNQDTNSNFLGAMWLISITFLTIGYGDMVPNTYCGKGVCLLTGIMGAGCTALVVAVVAKKLELTKAEKHVHNFMMDTQLTKRVKNTAANVLRETWLIYKNTKLVRKMDHARVRKHQRKFLQAIHQLRTSCTTWCQT; this is encoded by the exons ATGGGAAGCCCGTTGCATCTGCGGAACCATTTCTACACGGAGCATCCCAGTCAGCACCACTACCAGCAGCAGCTCCTCTGCGGGCCAAGCAGACAGTCGCCTTGCACCTGCACGAATGTCGATTGCACCTGTCATGCCTGCGACAGCCTCGTCCTCCGTGGGACGCCACCGACGTGCACCGAGGTAACTTTGAGGACATCTTCGGAGACGTCTTCCGGGCGAGGCGTCCGCGACCTGACTCCCTCTAGCCATGCCACTTCCTCCaggcagcaacagcagcatccCGGGGCCAGCGACCAGCAAGCCTCCCGCCATGAGACAGCCATGAGCAGCTGCAGATACAACGGCGGCGTTATGCGGCCGCTCAGCCACTTGAGCTCGTCTCGCAGGAACGTACACGAGTTCGATTCCGAGTCGCAGCCGCTGCAGCCCCTCTCGGCCGGGGACGCGTCGGACACGTTGGCAGCCTCCAAGCCTGAGAACCACTCGGCCACAGTCATGCCTTACGCATCCGGGGACGGAGGCGGGGGCTGCGGCCACAGCGGGGGGAAATCGGGCAAGAAGAAGAACCAGAACATTGGGGAGAAGCTTGGCCACAGGAGGGCCTTGTTTGAGAAGAGGAAGCGACTCAGCGACTATGCTTTAATCTTTGGGATGTTTGGGATCGTTGTTATGGTTATAGAGACAGAACTCTCTTGGGGAGCCTATGGAAAG GAGTCCCTGTATTCATTAGCTCTAAAATGCCTGATAAGCCTTTCTACAATCATCCTCCTGGGACTGATTATCATCTACCACGCAAGAGAGATCCAG TTATTTATGGTGGACAACGCAGCCGACGACTGGAGGATAGCCATGACATATGAGCGCATCTTCTTCATCTGCCTGGAGATCCTGGTGTGCGCCATCCACCCCATCCCGGGGAATTACACCTTCACCTGGACCGCCCGCCTGGCCTACTCCTATGTGCCATCCAAGACGGACGCTGACGTGGACATCATCCTGTCTATCCCCATGTTCCTCCGGCTGTACCTCATCGCTCGTGTCATGCTGCTGCACAGCAAGCTCTTCACAGACGCCTCGTCTCGGAGCATCGGGGCGCTCAACAAGATCAACTTCAACACGCGCTTCGTCATGAAGACCCTCATGACCATTTGTCCCGGGACGGTGCTGCTGGTCTTCACCATCTCGCTGTGGATCATCGCCGCATGGACTGTGAGAGCTTGCGAGAG GTACCACGACAACCAGGACACGAACAGCAACTTCCTAGGGGCCATGTGGTTGATCTCCATCACCTTTCTTACCATCGGATATGGAGATATGGTCCCAAACACTTACTGTGGGAAGGGAGTCTGCCTCCTGACTGGCATTATG GGTGCAGGCTGCACTGCCTTGGTGGTGGCTGTGGTGGCCAAGAAGCTGGAATTAACCAAAGCTGAAAAGCATGTTCACAACTTCATGATGGACACCCAGCTCACCAAACGA GTGAAAAACACAGCAGCGAATGTTCTCAGGGAGACGTGGCTCATCTACAAGAACaccaaactggtgaggaagatgGACCATGCCAGAGTCAGGAAGCACCAGAGGAAATTCCTTCAAGCCATTCATCA
- the slc2a11l gene encoding solute carrier family 2 member 11, like, which produces MSQHLKLLLDCPLVIAAIFILGIGGTFQYGFGISTMTSPADYIKELVNQTYIQRYDVSLKQWQLSLIWSFIVSIFSIGGLLGSLLAPPIFSRFGRRKCLLLNNFVSIIGAVLMLWSRKAVSFEMIMVGRLLYGINSGVSLSAQTVYLVECAPKMLREMVGVTIATFVAAGKFSGQLLGIREILGTKERWPWLLGFNAITALFQLLTLPFLPESPKFLLLDRGDQQACEKALARLWGNKDHSTEVGEMLEEKAALQNIKSHSVMELFLDRTLRWQLITIMVAFGLLQLCGINAVYFYSYEVFRAAGLHELQLPYAALGTGLSETFGSLACFVIIGSVGKKVLFSRGCLAMAAVLLLLTITLYLQRHVSWMSYCSMVLIFIFIVLFSIGPGGTTAPLPGLIFTQAFKSAAYSVACSVNWICMFIVGMIFPILVENLGSFCFLIFLFTCLTSSLYMHFNVPETNNKTPLEITEDFQKMHSKPGSSKGKEWDETPPDVTKTCETKF; this is translated from the exons ATGTCGCAGCACTTAAAACTCCTG CTCGATTGCCCTCTTGTGATCGCCGCCATCTTTATCTTGGGCATTGGCGGGACATTTCAGTATGGATTTGGGATATCTACGATGACATCCCCCGCTGAT TACATCAAGGAGCTGGTGAAccaaacatacatacagagATATGATGTCTCCCTGAAGCAGTGGCAGCTCTCTCTCATCTGGTCCttcattgtttccattttttccatCGGAGGGTTGCTGGGCTCCCTCCTGGCACCTCCAATCTTCTCAAGATTTGGGAG aagaAAGTGTCTTCTGCTCAACAATTTTGTGTCTATAATCGGAGCTGTGCTGATGCTTTGGAGCCGAAAAGCCGTGTCCTTTGAGATGATCATGGTGGGGAGGTTACTTTATGGCATCAATTCAG GAGTCAGTCTCTCAGCTCAAACCGTGTACCTCGTTGAATGTGCCCCGAAGATGCTACGAGAGATGGTAGGCGTCACCATCGCCACCTTCGTCGCTGCAGGAAAGTTCTCTGGTCAGCTGTTGGGAATCAG AGAGATACTCGGCACTAAGGAAAGATGGCCCTGGCTGCTGGGCTTCAATGCCATTACGGCGTTGTTTCAGCTCCTCACACTCCCCTTCCTGCCAGAGTCGCCTAAGTTCCTACTACTGGACCGAGGAGACCAGCAGGCCTGTGAGAAAG CTCTGGCGAGGCTGTGGGGGAATAAGGACCACAGCACGGAAGTGGGGGAGATGTTGGAGGAGAAAGCTGCCCTCCAGAACATCAAAAGCCACTCGGTGATGGAGCTCTTTCTGGATAGAACCCTCCGCTGGCAGCTGATAACCATCATGGTGGCCTTCGGCTTGCTACAGCTATGTGGCATCAATGCA GTGTACTTCTACTCCTACGAGGTGTTTCGAGCAGCAGGACTCCATGAACTGCAGTTGCCATATGCCGCTTTGGGAACCGGGCTGTCTGAAACATTCGGCTCCCTAGCGTGT TTTGTCATTATCGGGAGTGTCGGTAAGAAAGTCCTCTTCTCCAGAGGATGCCTGGCCATGGCTGCTGTACTGCTCCTCCTCACCATCACTCTTTATCTGCAG CGTCACGTCTCATGGATGTCGTACTGCAGCATGGTCCTCATTTTCATCTTCATTGTTCTTTTTTCCATTGGACCGG GAGGAACAACCGCTCCTCTTCCAGGTCTAATTTTCACTCAGGCTTTCAAATCGGCTGCTTACTCTGTCGCCTGCTCTGTCAACTGGATATGCATGTTCATAGTGGGGATGATCTTCCCCATCTTAGTG GAGAATCTGGGTTCCTTCTGCTTTCTCATATTCCTGTTCACCTGCCTCACTAGCAGCCTGTACATGCACTTCAACGTCCCTGAGACGAACAATAAGACACCTCTGGAAATAACGGAAGACTTCCAGAAGATGCACAGCAAGCCCGGAAGCTCAAAGGGGAAAGAATGGGACGAGACGCCTCCTGATGTCACCAAAACATGCGAGACcaaattttaa
- the kcnn2 gene encoding small conductance calcium-activated potassium channel protein 2 isoform X2, with protein MGSPLHLRNHFYTEHPSQHHYQQQLLCGPSRQSPCTCTNVDCTCHACDSLVLRGTPPTCTEVTLRTSSETSSGRGVRDLTPSSHATSSRQQQQHPGASDQQASRHETAMSSCRYNGGVMRPLSHLSSSRRNVHEFDSESQPLQPLSAGDASDTLAASKPENHSATVMPYASGDGGGGCGHSGGKSGKKKNQNIGEKLGHRRALFEKRKRLSDYALIFGMFGIVVMVIETELSWGAYGKSLYSLALKCLISLSTIILLGLIIIYHAREIQLFMVDNAADDWRIAMTYERIFFICLEILVCAIHPIPGNYTFTWTARLAYSYVPSKTDADVDIILSIPMFLRLYLIARVMLLHSKLFTDASSRSIGALNKINFNTRFVMKTLMTICPGTVLLVFTISLWIIAAWTVRACERYHDNQDTNSNFLGAMWLISITFLTIGYGDMVPNTYCGKGVCLLTGIMGAGCTALVVAVVAKKLELTKAEKHVHNFMMDTQLTKRVKNTAANVLRETWLIYKNTKLVRKMDHARVRKHQRKFLQAIHHKPNELTLCLKDLLPFLTALSFHS; from the exons ATGGGAAGCCCGTTGCATCTGCGGAACCATTTCTACACGGAGCATCCCAGTCAGCACCACTACCAGCAGCAGCTCCTCTGCGGGCCAAGCAGACAGTCGCCTTGCACCTGCACGAATGTCGATTGCACCTGTCATGCCTGCGACAGCCTCGTCCTCCGTGGGACGCCACCGACGTGCACCGAGGTAACTTTGAGGACATCTTCGGAGACGTCTTCCGGGCGAGGCGTCCGCGACCTGACTCCCTCTAGCCATGCCACTTCCTCCaggcagcaacagcagcatccCGGGGCCAGCGACCAGCAAGCCTCCCGCCATGAGACAGCCATGAGCAGCTGCAGATACAACGGCGGCGTTATGCGGCCGCTCAGCCACTTGAGCTCGTCTCGCAGGAACGTACACGAGTTCGATTCCGAGTCGCAGCCGCTGCAGCCCCTCTCGGCCGGGGACGCGTCGGACACGTTGGCAGCCTCCAAGCCTGAGAACCACTCGGCCACAGTCATGCCTTACGCATCCGGGGACGGAGGCGGGGGCTGCGGCCACAGCGGGGGGAAATCGGGCAAGAAGAAGAACCAGAACATTGGGGAGAAGCTTGGCCACAGGAGGGCCTTGTTTGAGAAGAGGAAGCGACTCAGCGACTATGCTTTAATCTTTGGGATGTTTGGGATCGTTGTTATGGTTATAGAGACAGAACTCTCTTGGGGAGCCTATGGAAAG TCCCTGTATTCATTAGCTCTAAAATGCCTGATAAGCCTTTCTACAATCATCCTCCTGGGACTGATTATCATCTACCACGCAAGAGAGATCCAG TTATTTATGGTGGACAACGCAGCCGACGACTGGAGGATAGCCATGACATATGAGCGCATCTTCTTCATCTGCCTGGAGATCCTGGTGTGCGCCATCCACCCCATCCCGGGGAATTACACCTTCACCTGGACCGCCCGCCTGGCCTACTCCTATGTGCCATCCAAGACGGACGCTGACGTGGACATCATCCTGTCTATCCCCATGTTCCTCCGGCTGTACCTCATCGCTCGTGTCATGCTGCTGCACAGCAAGCTCTTCACAGACGCCTCGTCTCGGAGCATCGGGGCGCTCAACAAGATCAACTTCAACACGCGCTTCGTCATGAAGACCCTCATGACCATTTGTCCCGGGACGGTGCTGCTGGTCTTCACCATCTCGCTGTGGATCATCGCCGCATGGACTGTGAGAGCTTGCGAGAG GTACCACGACAACCAGGACACGAACAGCAACTTCCTAGGGGCCATGTGGTTGATCTCCATCACCTTTCTTACCATCGGATATGGAGATATGGTCCCAAACACTTACTGTGGGAAGGGAGTCTGCCTCCTGACTGGCATTATG GGTGCAGGCTGCACTGCCTTGGTGGTGGCTGTGGTGGCCAAGAAGCTGGAATTAACCAAAGCTGAAAAGCATGTTCACAACTTCATGATGGACACCCAGCTCACCAAACGA GTGAAAAACACAGCAGCGAATGTTCTCAGGGAGACGTGGCTCATCTACAAGAACaccaaactggtgaggaagatgGACCATGCCAGAGTCAGGAAGCACCAGAGGAAATTCCTTCAAGCCATTCATCA CAAACCAAACGAGCTCACGCTGTGTTTGAAGGATCTTCTACCCTTCTTGACTGCACTTTCATTTCACAGCTGA